DNA from Pseudoalteromonas rubra:
TGAACATGAAGTGGTGATCGACAGAGACCGCAATGGTTTGCCTTCTATTGTTGCCCACACCAGAACAGATGCGGCTCGGGCCATGGGCTTTCTTCATGCTCAGGAACGCTTCTTCCAGATGGATTTTCTGCGTCGCAAAGCGGCCGGTGAGCTGAGCGCCTTGTTTGGTGAGTCTTTTATCAATGCGGATAAGGAAGCCAGGCTTCATCAGTTTAAGCACAGTGCACGTCAGGCTTATACCAATCTCGACAAACAGCATAAGGCGTTACTCGACGCGTACGTCGAAGGGGTAAATAGCGGGCTGGATAAGCTAAAGAGCGCGCCATTTGAATATGCTGTGCTCCAGGCGACGCCTGCAAACTGGCAGCCTGAAGACTCGTTCCTGGTTTCGTTTGCCATGTTTATGGAAATGCAGGGACGCGATTACCACAATGCACTTTATCTAAACAAACTGCAGCAAACGCTACCTCAGGCTCTGGTCGACTTTTTGGTGCCATTAGGCACAACCTGGGATCAACCGCTCGACGCACAACATATAGCGACAGCACCGATGCCGGATGCGGATGTTTACTCTCTGGCCGAATCTGAAGAGAGTGGGCAGCAAACCCTGGCGCTGACTGAACATCAAAAATCACTTTATGCTTTGACACTGAAAGACACACCGTCCGTGGCTGGTAGTAATAACTGGGCTGTGTCTGGTGACAATACACTGTCTGGTAAAGCCCTCGTTGCCAATGATATGCACTTGAACTTAACAGTGCCGAACATCTGGTATCGGGTTGAGTATGCCTGGCAAGAGGCCGCTAAAAAGCATCAGCTGTCGGGCATTTCTTTACCAGGTTTACCGCTCATGATAGCGGGCAGTAACCAGCACATTGCCTGGGGCTTTACCAACTCTATGGGTGACTGGTCTGATTTACTGCGGATCCCTGCTGAGCAGAGTCAGGCGCTGGTAACGCCCGTAACGCAAACCATTGATGTAAAAGATGCAACGCCGATTGAGTTTGTCATTGACATGACGCCATATGGCCCGGTTGTTGAACGGGAGGAGAATGGTGATCTGCTGGTGTTACGCTGGGTGGCCCACTCTCCGACAGCCGTCAATCTGGGACTCATTGATGTTGAGCAGGCGACGAGTGTCGATGCTTCCCTTCCTTTATTCAATGATGCACATATGACACACCTCAATGTGGTTGTGGGTGACGCGCAGGGCAATATCGGCTGGACCATGTTAGGGGCTTTGCCTGAACGAGCACATTCAGTGTGGGCACCGGTTGCCTATGATAACGATAAGTACGCCTGGTCCGGATTTTTGGACTCAGCACAGTACCCTAAGCGTATGAATCCGGAATCAGGGTTTCTGTTTACGGCCAATGCCCGGGTTGTATCCGGGGATGAACTCGATTTGATTGGCCGTGAGAACTATGCACTGGGTGCCAGGGCAAATCAGATCCACAATGGTTTGCGGGTCATGCATGAGCCGAGTGAAGCGCAGATGCTACGCACTCAGTTAGATAGTCGCGCTATTTTTCTTCAGCGCTGGCAGTACTTATTGCTGTCTATCCTCAATGAGGAGTTCCTGGCTGAACACCCTGAGCTGGCCGAATACCGTGAAATCGTCAATAACTGGAATGGCAAAGCGACTAAAGAATCAACGGGCTACCTGTTAGTCAGAGCATTCAGAACGCAAGTTGCCCGGCGGGTGTTTGGTGGCATCTTGAATGATGTGCATGAGCGAAACCCAGACTCTACCGTCTTTGACTACTTCAGTTTGACCAGTCAGTGGGAAGGCCCACTTTGGAAACTGGTGAATGAGCAGCCTGCACACTTACTGAATACCCGTTACGACTCCTGGCAGGGGCTGTATGCCGATGCATTGTCATTCCTGAACAATCACTTTAATAACACCCATGGCACCATCGCCAATGCTAAGTGGGGCGACTACAACAAAGTGGCCATTTCTCATCCTGTAGCAGGGGCACTGCCGTTCATCGGTA
Protein-coding regions in this window:
- a CDS encoding penicillin acylase family protein, coding for MSTKRKYSKVKKALLLSGLSTMVVASCTSYWLWARLNSALPLLNGEVTIPHVEHEVVIDRDRNGLPSIVAHTRTDAARAMGFLHAQERFFQMDFLRRKAAGELSALFGESFINADKEARLHQFKHSARQAYTNLDKQHKALLDAYVEGVNSGLDKLKSAPFEYAVLQATPANWQPEDSFLVSFAMFMEMQGRDYHNALYLNKLQQTLPQALVDFLVPLGTTWDQPLDAQHIATAPMPDADVYSLAESEESGQQTLALTEHQKSLYALTLKDTPSVAGSNNWAVSGDNTLSGKALVANDMHLNLTVPNIWYRVEYAWQEAAKKHQLSGISLPGLPLMIAGSNQHIAWGFTNSMGDWSDLLRIPAEQSQALVTPVTQTIDVKDATPIEFVIDMTPYGPVVEREENGDLLVLRWVAHSPTAVNLGLIDVEQATSVDASLPLFNDAHMTHLNVVVGDAQGNIGWTMLGALPERAHSVWAPVAYDNDKYAWSGFLDSAQYPKRMNPESGFLFTANARVVSGDELDLIGRENYALGARANQIHNGLRVMHEPSEAQMLRTQLDSRAIFLQRWQYLLLSILNEEFLAEHPELAEYREIVNNWNGKATKESTGYLLVRAFRTQVARRVFGGILNDVHERNPDSTVFDYFSLTSQWEGPLWKLVNEQPAHLLNTRYDSWQGLYADALSFLNNHFNNTHGTIANAKWGDYNKVAISHPVAGALPFIGKFFNIPEYGADGDINMPLVQEQNFGASMRMGVTPGEEQSGFFHMPVGQASNPMSPYWLAGHKDWQEGVFSSFLPQETEYSLKLIPAEHKE